One Numida meleagris isolate 19003 breed g44 Domestic line chromosome 6, NumMel1.0, whole genome shotgun sequence genomic region harbors:
- the NEMF gene encoding nuclear export mediator factor NEMF isoform X2 → MKSRFSTIDIRALVAELRLSLLGMRVNNVYDVDTKTYLIRLQKPDCKATLLLESGIRIHTTEFEWPKNMMPSGFAMKCRKHLKTRRLVSVRQLGIDRIVDFQFGSNEAAYHLIIELYDRGNIVLTDHEYLILNILRFRTDEADDVRFAVRERYPVDSAKAPTPLPTLERLTEIISNAPKGEQLKRVLNPHLPYGATLIEHCLIEAGFSGYVKIDQHMENKENIEKVLSALEKAEEYMTLTDDFSGKGYIIQKKEKKPSLEPDKPAEDIYTYEEFHPFLFSQHSKCPYLEFDSFNKAADEFYSKLEGQKIDLKALQQEKQALKKLENVRRDHEQRLEALQQAQEVDKIKGELIEMNLEIVERAIQVVRSALANQIDWTEIGAIVKEAQAQGDPVASAIKELKLQTNHITMLLRNPYVLSEEEEEGEDADLEKEETEEPKGKKKKNKNKQLKKPQKNKPSLVDVDLSLSAYANAKKYYDHKRHAAKKTQKTVEAAEKAFKSAEKKTKQTLKEVQTVTTIQKARKVYWFEKFLWFISSENYLVIAGRDQQQNELIVKRYLKPGDIYVHADLHGATSCVIKNPTGEPIPPRTLTEAGTMALCYSAAWDARIVTSAWWVSHNQVSKTAPTGEYLTTGSFMIRGKKNFLPPSYLMMGFSFLFKVDESCVWRHREERKIKVQDEDLETVSSSASELVSEEVELLGGDSSSEEDKAECQEAPEDVEAASENNGDENVGDLDQGRVNTPPVPEAVSEEDDGESDVERPDPESEVKEEEVNYPDTTIDLSHLQSQRSLQKTIPKEEEPNLSDNKSQGRRHLSAKERREMKKKKQQNDSENVDPPEEKQKDTEAQRPPAPNTSKAVPAPQPIKRGQKSKMKKMKEKYKDQDEEDRELIMKLLGSAGSNKEEKGKKGKKGKTKEETAKKQQQKSKAAHRSAGGGKEMLPGGVLLHESEDPALEEQQDEKDEQDQDQPGAEDGTALLDSLTGQPHAEDILLFAVPICAPYTAMTNYKYKVKLTPGTQKKGKAAKIALHNFMQSKEATAREKDLFRSVKDTDLSRNIPGKVKVSAPNLLNRKKK, encoded by the exons ATGAAGTCACGCTTCAGCACCATCGATATCCGCGCGCTGGTGGCCGAGCTGCGGCTGAG cTTACTGGGAATGAGGGTAAACAACGTTTATGATGTGGACACTAAGACGTACCTTATTCGCCTCCAGAA GCCAGACTGCAAGGCCACACTGCTGCTCGAGTCTGGTATACGGATTCACACCACGGAGTTTGAGTGGCCAAAAAACATGATGCCATCTGGTTTTGCAATGAAG TGCCGTAAGCACCTGAAAACCAGAAGGCTGGTCAGCGTGAGGCAGCTGGGAATAGACAGAATTGTGGACTTCCAGTTTGGGAGCAATGAAGCTGCTTATCACCTCATCATTGAGCTGTACGACAGG GGTAACATTGTGCTGACAGACCACGAGTACCTCATTTTAAACATTCTGAGGTTTCGCACGGATGAAGCAGATGACGTCAGATTTGCAGTTCGGGAACGGTACCCAGTTGACAGTGCAAAAGCACCCACACCTCTGCCAACCTTGGAAAG GTTAACTGAGATAATATCAAATGCACCCAAAGGGGAACAGCTGAAGAGGGTTCTTAACCCACATCTTC cttaCGGAGCCACTCTCATTGAGCATTGCCTTATAGAAGCTGGATTTTCTGGTTATGTCAAAATAGATCAacatatggaaaataaag aaaatattgaaaaagtaCTTAGTGCtttagaaaaagcagaagaatataTGACACTGACTGACGACTTCAGTGGAAAG GGTTATATTATccagaagaaggagaaaaagccaaGCCTGGAACCAGATAAACCAGCAGAAGATATCTACAC ATATGAGGAATTTcatcctttcttgttttctcaacATTCAAAATGTCCGTACTTGGAATTTGACTCATTCAATAAG GCAGCAGATGAGTTCTACTCCAAGCTTGAAGGACAGAAAATCGACCTGAAAGCATTGCAGCAG gaaaaacaagcattGAAGAAACTTGAAAACGTCCGTAGGGATCACGAGCAAAGACTGGAAGCTCTTCAGCAAGCTCAA GAAGTTGACAAGATAAAAGGAGAGCTGATAGAAATGAACCTGGAGATCGTGGAGCGAGCCATCCAGGTGGTGCGTAGCGCGTTGGCCAACCAGATAGACTGGACAGAGATCGGAGCAATTGTTAAGGAAGCTCAGGCACAGGGAGACCCCGTTGCAAGTGCCATCAAAGAATTAAAGCTTCAGACAAATCACATCACCATGCTGTTGAG GAACCCATATGTATTatctgaagaggaagaggagggggaggatgctgatttagagaaagaagaaacagaagagccaaagggaaaaaagaaaaaaaataaaaacaagcagctgaagaaacctcagaaaaacaaaccctcaTTAGTTGATGTTGATCTCAGTTTGTCTGCGTATGCCAATGCCAAAAA GTACTATGATCACAAGAGGCACGCAGctaagaaaacacagaagacagtagaagctgcagaaaag GCATTTAAATCAGCTGAGAAGAAGACGAAGCAGACACTGAAGGAAGTTCAGACAGTAACCACcattcagaaagcaagaaaggtCTATTG GTTTGAGAAGTTCCTGTGGTTCATTAGCTCTGAGAATTACCTTGTTATTGCTGGAAGAGATCAGCAGCAGAATGAGCTGATTGTGAAGCGGTATCTTAAACCAG ggGACATATATGTGCATGCTGACCTCCACGGAGCCACAAGCTGTGTGATCAAGAACCCGACAG GTGAGCCGATTCCTCCGCGCACCCTGACGGAGGCGGGCACGATGGCTTTGTGTTACAGCGCTGCCTGGGATGCCCGCATTGTCACCAGTGCTTGGTGGGTCTCCCACAACCAG GTTTCTAAAACTGCACCTACAGGAGAATATCTCACTACTGGAAGCTTCATGATCCGAG ggaagaagaattttcttccaCCTTCGTATCTGATGATGGGCTTTAGCTTCTTGTTTAAG GTGGATGAAAGCTGCGTTTGGAGACACCgagaagaaaggaagatcaAAGTGCAGGACGAGGACCTGGAAACGGTTTCCAGCAGCGCCAGCGAGCTGGTGTCGGAAGAAGTGGAGCTGTTAG GAGGGGATAGCAGCAGCGAAGAGGACAAGGCGGAGTGTCAGGAAGCACCAGAAGATGTGGAAGCCGCATCTGAAAATAATGGCGATGAGAATGTTGGCGACCTTGACCAAGGCAGAGTAAACACACCTCCTGTGCCAGAGGCTGTCTCTGAAGAGGATGATGGAGAATCTGATGTGGAACGTCCAGATCCAGAGAGTGaagtgaaagaggaagaggTGAATTACCCAGATACAACCATCGACCTGTCCCATCTTCAGTCCCAAAG ATCCCTGCAGAAAACCATCCCCAAAGAGGAAGAGCCCAACTTG AGTGACAACAAGTCCCAGGGCCGAAGGCATCTGTCTGCCAAGGAGAGGAG ggaaatgaagaaaaagaagcagcaaaatgacTCTGAGAACGTGGATCCTcctgaagagaagcagaaagacaCGGAGGCACAGCGTCCCCCTGCTCCCAACACCAGTAAGGCTGTGCCAGCCCCTCAGCCCATCAAGCGGGGCCAGAAG AGTAAAATgaagaagatgaaggagaagTACAAGGACCAGGATGAGGAGGACCGGGAGCTCATCATGAAGCTGCTGGGG TCTGCAGGATCAAACaaagaggagaaggggaaaaaagggaaaaaggggaagacGAAAGAAGAGACGGCCaagaagcaacagcagaaatCCAAGGCAGCGCATCGCAGTGCAGGAGGGGGCAAGGAGATGCTGCCAGGAGGAGTCCTGCTGCACGAGTCAGAGGACCCAgccctggaggagcagcaggatgagAAG GATGAGCAAGACCAGGATCAGCCGGGAGCAGAG GACGGCACGGCCCTGCTGGACTCACTGACGGGCCAGCCCCACGCCGAGGACATCCTGCTCTTTGCCGTGCCCATCTGTGCTCCATACACGGCCATGACCAACTACAA gtaCAAAGTCAAGCTCACTCCGGGCacccaaaagaaaggaaaag CTGCAAAGATTGCCTTGCATAACTTCATGCAATCCAAAGAAGctactgcaagagaaaaagacCTGTTCCGCAGCGTTAAG
- the NEMF gene encoding nuclear export mediator factor NEMF isoform X1, whose protein sequence is MKSRFSTIDIRALVAELRLSLLGMRVNNVYDVDTKTYLIRLQKPDCKATLLLESGIRIHTTEFEWPKNMMPSGFAMKCRKHLKTRRLVSVRQLGIDRIVDFQFGSNEAAYHLIIELYDRGNIVLTDHEYLILNILRFRTDEADDVRFAVRERYPVDSAKAPTPLPTLERLTEIISNAPKGEQLKRVLNPHLPYGATLIEHCLIEAGFSGYVKIDQHMENKENIEKVLSALEKAEEYMTLTDDFSGKGYIIQKKEKKPSLEPDKPAEDIYTYEEFHPFLFSQHSKCPYLEFDSFNKAADEFYSKLEGQKIDLKALQQEKQALKKLENVRRDHEQRLEALQQAQEVDKIKGELIEMNLEIVERAIQVVRSALANQIDWTEIGAIVKEAQAQGDPVASAIKELKLQTNHITMLLRNPYVLSEEEEEGEDADLEKEETEEPKGKKKKNKNKQLKKPQKNKPSLVDVDLSLSAYANAKKYYDHKRHAAKKTQKTVEAAEKAFKSAEKKTKQTLKEVQTVTTIQKARKVYWFEKFLWFISSENYLVIAGRDQQQNELIVKRYLKPGDIYVHADLHGATSCVIKNPTGEPIPPRTLTEAGTMALCYSAAWDARIVTSAWWVSHNQVSKTAPTGEYLTTGSFMIRGKKNFLPPSYLMMGFSFLFKVDESCVWRHREERKIKVQDEDLETVSSSASELVSEEVELLEGGDSSSEEDKAECQEAPEDVEAASENNGDENVGDLDQGRVNTPPVPEAVSEEDDGESDVERPDPESEVKEEEVNYPDTTIDLSHLQSQRSLQKTIPKEEEPNLSDNKSQGRRHLSAKERREMKKKKQQNDSENVDPPEEKQKDTEAQRPPAPNTSKAVPAPQPIKRGQKSKMKKMKEKYKDQDEEDRELIMKLLGSAGSNKEEKGKKGKKGKTKEETAKKQQQKSKAAHRSAGGGKEMLPGGVLLHESEDPALEEQQDEKDEQDQDQPGAEDGTALLDSLTGQPHAEDILLFAVPICAPYTAMTNYKYKVKLTPGTQKKGKAAKIALHNFMQSKEATAREKDLFRSVKDTDLSRNIPGKVKVSAPNLLNRKKK, encoded by the exons ATGAAGTCACGCTTCAGCACCATCGATATCCGCGCGCTGGTGGCCGAGCTGCGGCTGAG cTTACTGGGAATGAGGGTAAACAACGTTTATGATGTGGACACTAAGACGTACCTTATTCGCCTCCAGAA GCCAGACTGCAAGGCCACACTGCTGCTCGAGTCTGGTATACGGATTCACACCACGGAGTTTGAGTGGCCAAAAAACATGATGCCATCTGGTTTTGCAATGAAG TGCCGTAAGCACCTGAAAACCAGAAGGCTGGTCAGCGTGAGGCAGCTGGGAATAGACAGAATTGTGGACTTCCAGTTTGGGAGCAATGAAGCTGCTTATCACCTCATCATTGAGCTGTACGACAGG GGTAACATTGTGCTGACAGACCACGAGTACCTCATTTTAAACATTCTGAGGTTTCGCACGGATGAAGCAGATGACGTCAGATTTGCAGTTCGGGAACGGTACCCAGTTGACAGTGCAAAAGCACCCACACCTCTGCCAACCTTGGAAAG GTTAACTGAGATAATATCAAATGCACCCAAAGGGGAACAGCTGAAGAGGGTTCTTAACCCACATCTTC cttaCGGAGCCACTCTCATTGAGCATTGCCTTATAGAAGCTGGATTTTCTGGTTATGTCAAAATAGATCAacatatggaaaataaag aaaatattgaaaaagtaCTTAGTGCtttagaaaaagcagaagaatataTGACACTGACTGACGACTTCAGTGGAAAG GGTTATATTATccagaagaaggagaaaaagccaaGCCTGGAACCAGATAAACCAGCAGAAGATATCTACAC ATATGAGGAATTTcatcctttcttgttttctcaacATTCAAAATGTCCGTACTTGGAATTTGACTCATTCAATAAG GCAGCAGATGAGTTCTACTCCAAGCTTGAAGGACAGAAAATCGACCTGAAAGCATTGCAGCAG gaaaaacaagcattGAAGAAACTTGAAAACGTCCGTAGGGATCACGAGCAAAGACTGGAAGCTCTTCAGCAAGCTCAA GAAGTTGACAAGATAAAAGGAGAGCTGATAGAAATGAACCTGGAGATCGTGGAGCGAGCCATCCAGGTGGTGCGTAGCGCGTTGGCCAACCAGATAGACTGGACAGAGATCGGAGCAATTGTTAAGGAAGCTCAGGCACAGGGAGACCCCGTTGCAAGTGCCATCAAAGAATTAAAGCTTCAGACAAATCACATCACCATGCTGTTGAG GAACCCATATGTATTatctgaagaggaagaggagggggaggatgctgatttagagaaagaagaaacagaagagccaaagggaaaaaagaaaaaaaataaaaacaagcagctgaagaaacctcagaaaaacaaaccctcaTTAGTTGATGTTGATCTCAGTTTGTCTGCGTATGCCAATGCCAAAAA GTACTATGATCACAAGAGGCACGCAGctaagaaaacacagaagacagtagaagctgcagaaaag GCATTTAAATCAGCTGAGAAGAAGACGAAGCAGACACTGAAGGAAGTTCAGACAGTAACCACcattcagaaagcaagaaaggtCTATTG GTTTGAGAAGTTCCTGTGGTTCATTAGCTCTGAGAATTACCTTGTTATTGCTGGAAGAGATCAGCAGCAGAATGAGCTGATTGTGAAGCGGTATCTTAAACCAG ggGACATATATGTGCATGCTGACCTCCACGGAGCCACAAGCTGTGTGATCAAGAACCCGACAG GTGAGCCGATTCCTCCGCGCACCCTGACGGAGGCGGGCACGATGGCTTTGTGTTACAGCGCTGCCTGGGATGCCCGCATTGTCACCAGTGCTTGGTGGGTCTCCCACAACCAG GTTTCTAAAACTGCACCTACAGGAGAATATCTCACTACTGGAAGCTTCATGATCCGAG ggaagaagaattttcttccaCCTTCGTATCTGATGATGGGCTTTAGCTTCTTGTTTAAG GTGGATGAAAGCTGCGTTTGGAGACACCgagaagaaaggaagatcaAAGTGCAGGACGAGGACCTGGAAACGGTTTCCAGCAGCGCCAGCGAGCTGGTGTCGGAAGAAGTGGAGCTGTTAG AAGGAGGGGATAGCAGCAGCGAAGAGGACAAGGCGGAGTGTCAGGAAGCACCAGAAGATGTGGAAGCCGCATCTGAAAATAATGGCGATGAGAATGTTGGCGACCTTGACCAAGGCAGAGTAAACACACCTCCTGTGCCAGAGGCTGTCTCTGAAGAGGATGATGGAGAATCTGATGTGGAACGTCCAGATCCAGAGAGTGaagtgaaagaggaagaggTGAATTACCCAGATACAACCATCGACCTGTCCCATCTTCAGTCCCAAAG ATCCCTGCAGAAAACCATCCCCAAAGAGGAAGAGCCCAACTTG AGTGACAACAAGTCCCAGGGCCGAAGGCATCTGTCTGCCAAGGAGAGGAG ggaaatgaagaaaaagaagcagcaaaatgacTCTGAGAACGTGGATCCTcctgaagagaagcagaaagacaCGGAGGCACAGCGTCCCCCTGCTCCCAACACCAGTAAGGCTGTGCCAGCCCCTCAGCCCATCAAGCGGGGCCAGAAG AGTAAAATgaagaagatgaaggagaagTACAAGGACCAGGATGAGGAGGACCGGGAGCTCATCATGAAGCTGCTGGGG TCTGCAGGATCAAACaaagaggagaaggggaaaaaagggaaaaaggggaagacGAAAGAAGAGACGGCCaagaagcaacagcagaaatCCAAGGCAGCGCATCGCAGTGCAGGAGGGGGCAAGGAGATGCTGCCAGGAGGAGTCCTGCTGCACGAGTCAGAGGACCCAgccctggaggagcagcaggatgagAAG GATGAGCAAGACCAGGATCAGCCGGGAGCAGAG GACGGCACGGCCCTGCTGGACTCACTGACGGGCCAGCCCCACGCCGAGGACATCCTGCTCTTTGCCGTGCCCATCTGTGCTCCATACACGGCCATGACCAACTACAA gtaCAAAGTCAAGCTCACTCCGGGCacccaaaagaaaggaaaag CTGCAAAGATTGCCTTGCATAACTTCATGCAATCCAAAGAAGctactgcaagagaaaaagacCTGTTCCGCAGCGTTAAG